One Halictus rubicundus isolate RS-2024b chromosome 10, iyHalRubi1_principal, whole genome shotgun sequence genomic window carries:
- the Rpl11 gene encoding ribosomal protein L11, with protein MADVKKPEKTVEKIAKKVRKEPKDASKNVMREVRIRKLCLNICVGESGDRLTRAAKVLEQLTGQQPVFSKARYTVRSFGIRRNEKIAVHCTVRGAKAEEILERGLKVREYELRKENFSGTGNFGFGIQEHIDLGIKYDPSIGIYGLDFYVVLGRPGFNVAHRRRKTGKVGFQHRLTKEDAMKWFQQKYDGIIIAGKK; from the exons ATGGCG GATGTGAAGAAACCCGAGAAGACGGTCGAAAAGATCGCAAAGAAAGTAAGGAAAGAGCCGAAAGATGCATCCAAGAATGTGATGCGTGAAGTTCGCATTCGTAAACTGTGCCTGAACATTTGTGTAGGAGAATCTGGTGATAGGCTCACCCGTGCTGCAAAG GTATTGGAACAGTTGACCGGGCAACAACCCGTCTTTTCTAAAGCTAGATATACTGTCCGTTCTTTCGGCATTCGTCGTAATGAAAAGATTGCAGTGCACTGTACTGTCAGAGGTGCTAAAGCAGAAGAAATCCTTGAACGTGGATTGAAG gTTCGAGAATACGAATTGAGGAAAGAGAATTTCTCTGGTACCGGAAACTTTGGTTTTGGTATTCAAGAACACATTGACTTAGGAATTAAATACGATCCTAGCATCGGTATTTATGGTTTGGACTTCTACGTTGTACTTGGGCGACCAG GTTTCAACGTAGCTCACAGGAGAAGAAAAACTGGAAAAGTCGGTTTCCAACACAGGCTTACCAAAGAAGATGCAATGAAATGGTTCCAGCAGAAATATGATGGTATTATTATAGCTGGAAAGAAGTAA